From a single Epinephelus fuscoguttatus linkage group LG18, E.fuscoguttatus.final_Chr_v1 genomic region:
- the LOC125905493 gene encoding probable G-protein coupled receptor 21, which yields MMNSSLDPLNQSLADPSNLSAPFCLLEIGYSQIFSTCLLEVSIILLLTVLIISGNLVVIFVFHCAPLLSQHTTSTFIQTMAYADLLVGVSCLFPSLSLLHHLQGLDPKLTCQVFGYMVSVLKSVSMVSLACVSVDRYIAITRPLTYASLVTPCRVRCCIVLIWLYSALVFLPSFLGWGKPGYHGDVVEWCAVEWRTRPAFTTFIVALLYAPAALTVCFTYANIFKICRQHTREISERHARYRPQQLQGTGLTAGSAVKDSSAVEQGQLPHLSQPQYQQPTSTYPDKRYAMVLFRITSVFYILWLPYILYFLLESGGIYHHPAASFLTTWLAISNSFCNCLIYSLSNSAFRKGLKRLCSFCLQRSGSGFGVRNTKKAFVGSVEKGCAGPGYGYGHGEITIGTTCHV from the coding sequence ATGATGAATTCCTCCCTGGATCCACTGAACCAGAGCCTAGCTGACCCGTCAAACTTATCTGCTCCCTTCTGCCTGCTTGAGATAGGCTATTCCCAGATTTTCAGCACCTGCCTCCTTGAAGTCTCTATTATACTTCTCCTCACTGTTCTCATTATTTCTGGTAACTTGGTGGTGATTTTTGTGTTTCACTGTGCCCCCCTGCTCAGCCAGCACACCACCAGCACTTTCATCCAGACTATGGCGTACGCTGATCTGCTGGTGGGCGTGAGCTGCCTGTTCCCCTCCCTGTccctcctccatcacctccagGGCCTCGATCCCAAACTCACCTGCCAGGTGTTCGGGTACATGGTGTCTGTTTTGAAATCAGTTTCAATGGTGTCGTTAGCATGTGTGAGTGTAGACCGCTACATCGCCATCACACGACCTCTGACTTATGCGTCCCTAGTGACACCCTGTCGAGTGCGCTGCTGCATTGTTCTGATATGGTTGTACTCTGCTTTGGTGTTTCTCCCATCTTTTCTTGGGTGGGGGAAACCTGGTTACCACGGGGATGTGGTGGAGTGGTGCGCAGTTGAGTGGAGGACTCGTCCGGCTTTCACAACTTTTATTGTTGCACTGCTCTACGCCCCTGCTGCTCTCACTGTCTGCTTCACTTACGCCAACATCTTCAAGATCTGTCGACAACACACCCGGGAGATCAGCGAGCGCCACGCGCGCTACCGACCCCAACAGCTGCAGGGTACAGGATTGACAGCGGGATCTGCGGTCAAGGACAGCAGTGCAGTAGAGCAAGGACAGTTGCCCCACTTGTCCCAACCACAGTATCAGCAGCCCACATCAACATACCCGGACAAGCGATACGCTATGGTACTGTTCCGCATTACGAGTGTGTTTTATATCCTGTGGTTGCCCTACATCCTCTATTTTCTGTTGGAGAGCGGGGGGATCTACCACCACCCTGCAGCCTCATTCCTAACCACATGGCTGGCCATCAGCAACAGCTTCTGTAACTGTCTCATCTACAGCCTCTCCAATTCTGCCTTCAGGAAGGGCCTCAAACGCCTTTGCTCCTTCTGCTTACAGCGCAGCGGCAGTGGCTTTGGGGTTAGGAACACCAAAAAGGCTTTCGTTGGCTCCGTTGAAAAAGGATGTGCAGGGCCAGGGTATGGATACGGTCACGGAGAAATAACAATTGGCACAACATGTCATGTGTAG